A single window of Helicobacter pylori DNA harbors:
- the dapE gene encoding succinyl-diaminopimelate desuccinylase has translation MNALEITQKLISYPTITPKECGIFEYIKSLFPTFKTLECGENGVKNLFLYRIFNPPQKHAEEKHIKEKHAKENVKPLHFSFAGHIDVVSPGDNWRSDPFKPVIKEGFLYGRGAQDMKGGVGAFLSASLNFNPKTPFLLSILLTSDEEGPGIFGTKLMLEKLKEKDLLPHMAIVAEPTCEKVLGDSIKIGRRGSINGRLILKGTQGHVAYPQKCQNPIDALASVLPLISGVHLDNGDEYFDPSKLVITNLHAGLGANNVTPGSVEIVFNARHSLKTTKESLKEYLEKVLKDLPHTLELESSSSPFITASHSKLTSVLKESILKTCRTTPLLNTKGGTSDARFFSAYGIEVVEFGVINDRIHAIDERVSLKELELLEKVFLGVLEDLSEK, from the coding sequence ATGAACGCTTTAGAAATCACCCAAAAGCTCATCAGTTACCCCACCATTACGCCTAAAGAATGCGGTATTTTTGAATACATTAAATCGCTTTTTCCCACTTTTAAAACTCTAGAGTGTGGAGAAAATGGCGTGAAAAACCTTTTTTTATACCGCATTTTTAACCCCCCCCAAAAGCATGCAGAAGAAAAGCATATAAAAGAAAAGCATGCAAAAGAAAATGTTAAGCCCTTGCATTTTTCTTTTGCAGGGCATATTGATGTCGTGTCTCCTGGAGATAATTGGCGAAGCGATCCCTTTAAACCCGTTATTAAAGAGGGGTTTTTATACGGCCGTGGGGCACAAGACATGAAAGGGGGCGTGGGGGCGTTTTTGAGCGCGAGTTTAAATTTTAACCCTAAAACCCCTTTTTTGCTTTCTATTTTACTCACGAGCGATGAAGAAGGGCCAGGGATTTTTGGCACAAAACTCATGCTAGAAAAACTCAAAGAAAAAGATTTGTTGCCCCATATGGCGATTGTGGCTGAACCCACTTGCGAAAAAGTCTTAGGCGATAGCATCAAAATTGGCCGAAGAGGTTCCATTAATGGCAGACTCATTTTAAAAGGCACTCAAGGGCATGTGGCTTACCCGCAAAAATGCCAAAACCCTATTGATGCACTCGCTTCGGTTTTGCCTTTGATTTCAGGAGTTCATTTAGACAATGGCGATGAATATTTTGACCCTTCAAAATTAGTCATCACCAACTTGCATGCAGGGTTAGGGGCTAATAATGTGACTCCAGGGAGCGTAGAAATTGTCTTTAATGCGCGCCATTCTTTAAAAACCACCAAAGAGAGTTTGAAAGAATATTTAGAAAAAGTTTTAAAAGATTTGCCTCACACTTTAGAATTAGAGTCAAGCAGTTCGCCTTTCATCACGGCTTCTCATTCAAAGCTTACTAGCGTTTTAAAAGAAAGTATTTTAAAGACATGCCGCACCACCCCCCTTTTAAACACCAAAGGCGGCACGAGCGATGCGCGGTTTTTTAGCGCTTATGGTATAGAAGTGGTGGAATTTGGCGTTATTAATGACAGAATCCATGCCATTGATGAAAGAGTGAGCTTGAAAGAATTAGAGCTTTTAGAAAAAGTGTTTTTGGGGGTTTTGGAGGATTTAAGCGAAAAATAA
- the hcpA gene encoding Sel1-like repeat protein HcpA, giving the protein MLGSVKKTLFGVLCLGALCLRGLMAEPDAKELVNLGIESTKKQDFAQAKTHFEKACELKEGFGCVFLGAFYEEGKGVGKDLKKAIQFYTKGCELNDGYGCNLLGNLYYNGQGVSKDAKKASQYYSKSCELNHAEGCTVLGSLHHYGVGTPKDLRKALDLYEKACDLKDSPGCINAGYMYGVAKNFKEAIVRYSKACELKDGRGCYNLGVMQYNAQGTAKDEKQAVENFKKSCKLGVKEACDALKELKIEL; this is encoded by the coding sequence ATGCTAGGAAGCGTTAAAAAAACCCTTTTTGGGGTCTTGTGTTTGGGCGCGTTGTGTTTGAGAGGGTTAATGGCAGAGCCAGACGCTAAAGAGCTTGTTAATTTAGGCATAGAGAGCACGAAGAAGCAAGATTTCGCTCAAGCTAAAACGCATTTTGAAAAAGCGTGTGAATTAAAAGAAGGTTTTGGGTGTGTTTTTTTAGGGGCGTTCTATGAAGAAGGGAAAGGAGTGGGAAAAGACTTGAAAAAAGCCATTCAATTTTACACTAAAGGTTGTGAATTAAATGATGGTTATGGGTGCAACCTGCTAGGCAATTTATACTATAACGGACAAGGCGTTTCTAAAGACGCCAAAAAAGCCTCACAATATTACTCTAAATCTTGTGAATTGAACCATGCTGAAGGGTGTACGGTCTTAGGAAGCTTACACCATTATGGCGTAGGTACGCCTAAGGATTTAAGAAAGGCTCTTGATTTGTATGAAAAAGCTTGCGATTTAAAAGACAGCCCCGGGTGCATTAATGCGGGATACATGTATGGTGTAGCAAAGAATTTTAAGGAGGCTATTGTTCGTTATTCTAAGGCATGCGAGTTAAAAGATGGCAGGGGGTGTTATAATTTAGGGGTTATGCAATACAACGCCCAAGGCACAGCAAAGGACGAAAAGCAAGCGGTAGAAAACTTTAAAAAAAGCTGCAAATTAGGCGTTAAAGAAGCATGCGATGCTCTCAAGGAATTAAAAATAGAACTTTAG